The Aspergillus nidulans FGSC A4 chromosome VIII genome contains the following window.
CCTCCATAACCGCGGCAGCGGCCCATCCAAACCATAGAGGGGGTCTAGGAGAGGGATTGCAACGGATTCACTCTGTTTCGCCAACGCGCTGGTCTCTTCTGGAGGCTTGAACCCATAGTTCATATCGAAACGGTGACCAGTCGCCTCGAGGATGCCCTTGCCATCGTCAATATCTATATTCTGTACGAGAAGATTTGCTTACGTTAGGATATAGCCCGATAAACTCATAGTTATCCCACGATTCAAGGGAAGCATGGCATACTCCAGCCTTCCCACGTTAGCTTCCTCCGGTGTAGTCACGCATTCCGCATTTGCTTGAAGTAGCACTTACCGGTAGAACAAAAACATCCCCTTTTTGGACAGTCAACTTCATCCCATATGGACTACCCTCCTCGTCGACCTTCGGGTCGTTGGGGCCGACCCCAAGGAGATAGGTTGATCCCCCTCGGATGATTCCATAGCATTCGTGGCAATGGGTGTGAAAGTGAGGCACCTTGTACGTCTTCCACTGCCCACCCTTGATCCAGCCATTCGGCTCGATAGTG
Protein-coding sequences here:
- a CDS encoding cupin domain-containing protein (transcript_id=CADANIAT00001060) — encoded protein: MSVNHVQPEQYFLPPTPHVPNSRLPVLVYRNVLEDTSPRNIVNTIEPNGWIKGGQWKTYKVPHFHTHCHECYGIIRGGSTYLLGVGPNDPKVDEEGSPYGMKLTVQKGDVFVLPNIDIDDGKGILEATGHRFDMNYGFKPPEETSALAKQSESVAIPLLDPLYGLDGPLPRLWREAARSRARL